The Erigeron canadensis isolate Cc75 chromosome 1, C_canadensis_v1, whole genome shotgun sequence genome segment AGATACTTGGCGTAGATACGCCTACTTGTAGAAAACGAATCACGCATGGACCACATCATTGTATGTTCCAATAGGTCCATTCATTTCATTGTATATGCAAATTTAATATTCATTTGGGGACCATTCTCGTGTTTTAGCGTTGAAGTTATCAAAATAATAGAGAATTATCTATGACAATCGATTTGTTTAAAAATACTATTGGATTGGATTGGATACGGGACTATCTTGTATTTTGCATTTTAAAGTACTTGTCAATTACGGGTTTAAAGGAAAATTACgtggtttcttttttttttttcataaagttTTGATATTTACATTTTGATTTGAGTTGACTTCAATTTTTACATTTGTGAGAATGAattattaaaaagtattttaaaaaatcttaggCTTTCAGTTTCGGTTAGCCTGGGAGTATGATAATTtgtcattaaaagaaaaaaaaaaaaattccttttAATGTGTTGAACTGTTGATAGGTGCTTAAGCCTCGTACGTGTTATCTACAATGCTTATTAACTTTTAAATGTGCTCCATTTCTCCAACCTTACGGTATATAATTgcaattaactaattaaaaagcAACTTGTTTTTTCGTAACGAACTAATGAGTGGTTACTTTGGCACAATGTACGTGCAAAATAGAGAAGATAAAATAATTGACCCATTCTTTGTAAATCGTAATGTGAAACAATTGGATATAAGGAGACATTACAGCATCATACACAACAAACTTTGACTATAACAATCCCACCCAATGTAGCATACCATAGCATTTGACAATAATGGAATGTCACTTCAACTAAACAACCAAGGTGCATTTTTGTAATTCCACCAAAAATAATAGAATAGAAATGTTCgacatttaaataaaaagaaaataacacttttcttcttcatcatctcatTTCTTTTCATCAAATAATTCAAAGTAAATTTGAAAGATAAATATCACCTTTCAATTTAGCCGACAACAACCTTGTTAGGGTCGTTGCCAGCAGATGCAATGGCTTCAGTAACCGAGGCTAGCTTTTGTAAATTTAACCTGACAACGGTATCAGCAAAAAACCTAGTATCTTCCTCGGTATTCCCATCGGGGACATCAACAACATAGGATTCCAAAACAATAGTCTTGATTGGAGAAACCTCATGTACGGTTGTGACAGCACGATAATTCCTTAACCTATGTTCACCACCTATATTAGTGAAGACCATCACACGTCTCAAGTCATCTAGGACATCTAAACGTTCCGTACTAGTATCAGCTGGCAATCCAGAAATAACAACAACATCACGAGTACAACCTTGTCTCATTATTTGTGACGATGTTGATCCTTCTCCTTGTGTTGTTGTTGTCACTTTACAACTTTTGATAAAATGTTTATACAATTGTGGCTTGTCGAATTGGCGAATTATGGACCACACGACATCTGCGGGTGCATCGATATGTTGTGCTAGTAAAGATGAACATTGTGTTGTTGGTTTTACTAGCTTGTAAGTGTGGAACTCTTTGATGGTTGagtttaagttgttgaattctTCTTGGGTTAGGCccggtggtggtgacggtggcaCGAcgggttgtggtggtggtgagagGGTGTTGCCGGCAGCCGGAGAGGATTCGGGTTTGTCGTCCATGGGAAGGATTTAGGGAGGGGGGACAGAAGGATATGTGGGGATTACTATTAATAATAGATATGAAGCAAAATGATgtgtataatttattttttttatgtttaaaatttgaGTTCTATaggtataattttttatttatttttagatgttaattaaataaaagttgagaATATCATGTGACGTGACGCACGGCTTGGAAGAACTCGACCCTTGCTTTTAAAGAGGGTCAACTGAATCTTGCTTATAATTGTGgcatttatctttttttatataaagtataaatataaatataaatttataatgtgatgccattttttattaaagttaattaattCATAGGCTTAACCTCAATCTTAGTGCTTAACAACTTGTGATATTGTTCTGTTTTGATTTTAGGTGTAATGTTATTAGTTTACTTGTTTATTGTTCCGTATTATAATGAACGCTAGATAAATAGCTTTGATATAATTTGggttaacttttatataaactCAAATGAGGATATGATTTAGGAGTTTACATTTTTTGAGAATCAAACCAAgtttttgttaaacaaaatttTCTGCAAACCAAAAGTTCAAGTTTTCATAAACTCTTGTGCATGCCAAATATACGCATATTGACCTTAAAACACCAAAAAATTTAACTATTGAGtatttctttataaatatttcTAGCAACAAACAAAACATTAAGTTGTTTTGTGCAATTTTTATATTAgctaaaacattttttttaaatgctaGCTAAAAAAATTATGGTTGACATTAGATATCTTCATATTCTATAATTCAAACTATATTCTATAATTCAAACTAACTCAAAATTCAACTATTTACGGAGTCTTTTATTTTCacctttttagttttcataagATAGCTTCGTAACAGATGAAACTAAACTAACCCTGCAAGaactaataataatgttttataaaCATTATAAACCACTAATATTGCAATTAAGTGATTAACCGGTCGATCCACCCAACGAATAATATTCATTGATGCCACTAAATGTCCCGACATACTCAATACTATACCAACTTGTATAAAAACTTTTCCAATATTTTTTACATTAGATAGgatatacttttattttatctgAAGTCACCATATCAGATTCATTTTGTTAAATAGATGTGCCGTAATCCAATGAAGAGCAATGTTCCACATATAATGTACTTATAAAACATGTATTGTTATCATCCAATTacctttttcttaaaaaaaaaacatgtattgtTACGTAAGGAAATAAAACCTGCGGATGTATCACTTTCCTTCTCGTTAATAGAATGTTCATGTACGCATTTAAGCCACAGgaattttttattgtatgcatactTATACTTATCTATTAGTTTCTATGCACTCTGAATtagtaaatttaaaaatttatcctATTATTCCTTTCAATCACTCCTTTCCGATCTCAAAATCTGAACACTgccaattaaaatataataatgtaattcTGCAAATATGGTATAACAATCTATATAAGCATTCCAAAAACCGAATAACCTTGACATCGGTCTTAGTTTCACAAAACAACATTTTACCTAATGATATAACTCATGAAGCACTAACGTAACAAATTTGCTACAACTAAAGTCTACCTTCCAACCCACCAACGTAATAAAATTCCTATAATGAAGTCCAACTTCCAACCCAGTTAACTATAAAAACCCGTACTTTCAACATTCAAAGTAGCCAAGTGAAACGAAAAGATTCTATAAATTAATCTCCAAAAACAGCATCAAGAAGATTATTACTAGAAGAATCATTTTCTTCCATTTCATCAAAAAAACCGTTTATGGCATCATTTTCTCTTTTAAGCTTGCGTTCTTCTGTCACAGATTCTGCTGATTCATTACAGAAGTTACGCCCCATTTGAAGGGCGGGTCTTTCTGCCACCACAAACTTGTTCCCTTCACGGGTTCGCTCAGGAAATCCTGCCCAAACTGAAGCAATAAAACATCCATCAGATAAAGAGCAACAACTAATTCAGAGTGGTTAATAACTTGCCACAATGACGTTGTAAGAAAATAAGATGTAACTACAGACCTTATAAACTAGATGCAAGCATATATGGACATATGATTGAGAACAATGGAACCTTAAGGTTTCTCACACTCACATGTGCTACTTTATTGGGACATGGGTAATATGTAGTAAAGATCGACATAAAGAATTTTCAATAGATTTTTACGTTTATAAGATGCCATGCTTTCTTACACCtctaaaattttgaatttttctcaTGCCAATGAGCTCTTGGTCTAGTGGTCCAAAGGGGAGGTGGGAGGCTTTGCCTTTTTGAAGGTTCCGGTTCAACTCTGGGCATTGGCGTTTAATTAAAAACTCTTGATGATTAATAATTTACGGATCTAAGGGTGtgaaaatattaacaatttatGATGTTTTGGATCTAAGGCTGTGaatacattaataatatataattattttcatGAAATGCTCAAATGATGAACTTATACAAGTATACACATAATCAAAAAATGTGGCTTCCAAATTGTTTGGAGATAAGATTTTGTTCTGAAACACCCTTAATGATGCCAAATCAATGTTTAAAACAATATTGGATAAAATAAGAACCAAAATCAATTGACAAAATCTCAAGACAATTAAAAAGAAGGTCCGAACAGCAGCAGAGTCACTGTTTCTGGAAAACAATAGAAGTCAAAGCCTCTAGACCTATCTTTTTACAAACTCCGATACTCAGTAAACTTAAATGAATGAATATTGGGACTTACGGAGACAAGGATGTTAATCATGTTTAGGGACTACGTGTGCAATTTAAACGAATGATTAGTCTATGACAGTAGATTAGACACTAAGGTTGGATTTGCACTAAATTttaagttcatttctaaaactGAGATTTGATATGTATGCTCGCTTATTTATTGCAAATGCGGGATGAAATCATAAGAATATTCGTGGGGCTCATACCTTTGTAATTTACACTCATGATATAATGCAGACCATAACATAATAACTAGAACCCTAAAAGCTATGTTTTAATTTGGTTATTTATTTGAGCTTAAGCATGTTGACTGTGGTATCACCAAAGAGCATATCCGTTAAAGCTATTAAGGTTGTAGTTCATctttttggttaaaaatatTTGTAGGAATGTCCTCATATGTTTTGGTTCTTTTATCGATATggctattatatatttacaggTCAAGGTATTGAAAATGTCATGATTATATTATCAGTTATTAAGTAGATACAATTACGTTATATGCATAGTGTTTGTTTGTATAATTCATAATTGATGATTTTGTTGTTATTTGGAATTTTCAATTCTTGTTCCAGACACAGGGTTGAGATGATAACTTTCTGTCACTCAAAGCATCCATTCAACATTTAATACAAAATGACTCAATTACCAAGTACTCTACAGTCTACACAACCTCTTTTTATCAATGCAAACCACTTTACTTAAATTGGCCACTTGTCTATGGAAATTCATAATGCTAAGTTAATCATAAAAAGCCTTTAAAGTTGATGCAAACAAATGAGAAGGTGCAACTTAAAAGGTAATCTAAGTAAAAATTTCGGACAATGCTATAATGCAGCTTGTGCTCAAATTCAACTTAAACTGAAGTTATTAAGGCAAATTTTACCTGCAAAGTGATGTAGAATAATGGAAGCTGCAACAGTGACATTTAAAGAAGCAGTGCCACAACCATATTGAggaatataaacaaaatagtCACAAACTTCACATTCTTTAGCAGATAATCCACTCCCCTGAAATAGGATAACAGCTACACTTTGAGTGTAATGCACACTTAAGATGAAGGACAGAAACAATCTTACTTAGATTAGCAAAATGGGTGGTTGAGTGATTGAGTGGGTTGGCCGTGTTAAGTAACAGAATACAGGTTATTAGTCAAATTGGTTAGAAACGCATTGGGTCATAAAGTGACATAGAAGGTTTTACAATTATGATCAGATTCATCCGTAATAGTCATagcccaaatcaacccatttataCGTAATTGTCAGAATTGCCTCCTAATTTTCACCGAAAACATAACATGCAAAATGGTAATGAGTGAAGACCATCAGAATAGCGATCCCAGATTTCAAAGCAATGTCTTGACAAGATTATTGGGTTGGAAGTTGGAACACAATATACTAAGGACATTTCCattgatacatttttttatCCCATTATGAATGATATCTTTgattttaatgaaaatattaaacAATGAGATGCTCAGTAATCCAAACAAAAGGGAACGCACAGTCGTTGGTTTCAAATAAGAAATATTTTCAAGAGACACATCAAATTTTCATCAAGAAATAAACTTTCATGAAACTTCGTATGCATAATTTGTGGTGGAAAAATAGATCAATGTAATTACAATTTAAGCAAGGAAAGAAATCACTCAGCCACGTGGGTAGTCAGGTAACATTGGCAGTAATATTGTAGTCTTGTACTCCTTCCATTCCCAAAagttatagaaaataaaaggtTAAACATGTAAAACACACTTCTTCTTGGTAATATGTATCTataagatttaaaatttaaagccTACAAACCACTGGAGTGATGGTCCATTGGTTGGGCAAGTGTCTCCAAAAGGGTGAAACTCCCTGGCGGTTACAATCTCGATCCATGATTACCAAAAGAAACACCTAGTGGCCATAGAGGCTCACTTAGTCTGACTCTAGGCTCGCAATTCGCAAAACAAGTCAGCCTTTGGGATTAGTCTGCTCGCAAAGCAAGTAAGACACCCATGattaccataaaaaaaaataaaatctagaGCCTACATGTCAAATAATATTATGAAAACTTACTTTGCTAAAAGCACCAACTTAAAAACTAcagaaatacaaataataagatTGTGATACCTCGTTACCGAGAAGGAAAGCTGTACTTTTCTTAAATGGGTGTCCATTTACAGCAGTCGCGTTGTCAGTAATCTCCACACCGCATATATCACAATCTTTCTCCTGTAAAATTttccaaatttttcaaattgAGGTTGTCCGGAGAACATATGCAAACAAAAAACATAGCTTTCCAATAAGGTCTAAATTTGTTTCATGCTGGTTTCCGTATTGTTTCATCTGTCTTATATTTctgtataaatcatttttttccgAATATTCAGGAAAACCTCACTGTATATTGGTGAAGCCTttcacgtaccctagacaaccaGATATTGACTATGGGATCGAACACAAGGTTTTCCATCCCAAAGGATCGAAcacaagaccttgggtaaaaccggGAGTGCCTCTGACCAACTAGACTAGACATCATTTAACTTTCATTCTTATAACCGAATCCTTCGAGGGACTTTGAATAGAATGGAGGGGCATTGTAGGGTTATCAActaatgctttataatgtagtatagatatagatagattcatatatatagatatatagaaaaatggAAAATCATAAAGTAAGTAGAGAGAGAGACCTTGAGAAATTTACAGGCATCAGAGAGGGTGTAAAAATGGCGAAAACGGACATGAGAAGTTGATCCATGGCTCCCAAAAGAGTTGAAATCACGGCGGCCAACAAGAATGAGCTCCGTCACGCCGAACGCGGTGGCGCTACGAGCTAATGTCCCAACATTGTGCCTCTTTGCTATGTTGTGTACCACCACGTAGCTCTCGTAACCCcctttttcattattattgtttttactgccattttcttcttcatcactcattattgtttttttctgtgtgtgtgtatatatatatctgcaCAAAAAAATAGAGAGGGGGTTTGGTTGGAATGTTAAACCCTAGATTGATTTATGTTTTTTGGCTAAATAATACCATATTGGTACCTTTATTTTCAGttgtttttcaaaacaaaagcaAACCAAGATCGGTATTCCATTGACGattacaaaattttattttattttttttccaagtaaaattatattttaaaatttccaaaactatatattataataatagagttgttaaataaaaactaaaatttttaaataattgatTATTATGTTAGATTGGATCGATGGAGGCGGTATCAtagataaaatattaaaagcctatagattaattttaaaaaactataaaaattttaaaatacatgacaaaatttaaattttaaagggACATTGGTCTCTTTACCTACCACccttacataatatataattctCACAAAAGAAAGTTGATTAGAAGATGAATAGATTGATTGTAGTTATGAGGTTGACCAACTCATTAAAAAAGAACAGTCGGGGGATAATCATAGATTCATAATAACACCCTTAAGAAATAGTTTAGACGATCATTTTTAACTCAGTGGTAAACGCTAGGAACGGACTTAAACTCATTATGTGGTTTGGCTGTTAAAGATATATATGGACGATAGACGGAATAATGGAAGAAACGCAACGTAAATGTGAAATTCTAGTTACGGATACTTATACAAATCATACAACAGTAATGTAATGAAAGAGATGAAATTCGATTGCTTTGGACTTGTTCCATCTATTTATCCTTTAAAATTCATTAATATCTTTCATGTCTTTTCGTATGTCTTTTGTTAGATGTGTCTACATATGAACCTCACTTCAAATctgattattattgtttttggacacaattttttttaaaagtgaatttcgcctgagaacttcgtgtcgcgatacgacagcgagaggtctaacatacgttgtcttaaccgggtccacgttagagagctccctcgaagtagaaatgtctatttcaaatacccgacggtgggaaaaccccctactaatccgcccgaagacaCAACGATCAATGGGGGTAAACCCTGTCTCTttagacttgaacctgggtatacccaagccaagccttcatagaaagacttcctatatgtcttgaacccaaaacctcCTACTTATAAGGTAGGTGCTTGTTTTTGGACACATAATATGTTATACTCGTATTGTGTAGTTCCTCAAAGAgaattaaacataaacaaagggTAACGGTAAAGATAAACATAGTTGTATCATTCGaaaaattatgatttgattattttttttcttttttctcacaAAATGGCCAAAAGACACTTCCAtagtaaaacaaacaaacaaaaaaaaaagaggcaaTTTCTAGATAATTACAAGACgacatatttttaagttttaacacaCAACCACCAAATGGAATGAGTGCCACGGAGTTTGTTATTTACCTTTGGATGGATGCGTGGTTTGGTTGGAAAAGTCGGCCCCAAAGCACAATGAATGataatagaataaaataaaCGTTAACTttgttttcatatcaaaattttatcagacttaaatcataaaaacataaacttcGCTATTGGGAACTTTGAGTCATTAAAAAGTACTAGTACGAGATATTGACCGGAATATGTTCTGGTCTTTAGCTTTTAACTGGTTGTTTATGTGTCATAAAAACCTTTATTAGAACACGATAACGAAAGTGGTGATGGTAGCGTAACCACACTGATTACAGAGTGGAAGCCCCATCTCGGCGTGGTGATGAGCCCATGCGATGTGGGCTTTCCGGGGAggtgaaaataatcaaatatgtTTATGCATTTAGAAATGTTCTAAGTTACTGTATTGCCACACTTGATCAAAGTTAAG includes the following:
- the LOC122581413 gene encoding abscisic acid receptor PYR1-like, which encodes MDDKPESSPAAGNTLSPPPQPVVPPSPPPGLTQEEFNNLNSTIKEFHTYKLVKPTTQCSSLLAQHIDAPADVVWSIIRQFDKPQLYKHFIKSCKVTTTTQGEGSTSSQIMRQGCTRDVVVISGLPADTSTERLDVLDDLRRVMVFTNIGGEHRLRNYRAVTTVHEVSPIKTIVLESYVVDVPDGNTEEDTRFFADTVVRLNLQKLASVTEAIASAGNDPNKVVVG
- the LOC122584975 gene encoding putative TrmH family tRNA/rRNA methyltransferase, which codes for MSDEEENGSKNNNNEKGGYESYVVVHNIAKRHNVGTLARSATAFGVTELILVGRRDFNSFGSHGSTSHVRFRHFYTLSDACKFLKEKDCDICGVEITDNATAVNGHPFKKSTAFLLGNEGSGLSAKECEVCDYFVYIPQYGCGTASLNVTVAASIILHHFAVWAGFPERTREGNKFVVAERPALQMGRNFCNESAESVTEERKLKRENDAINGFFDEMEENDSSSNNLLDAVFGD